From the Clupea harengus chromosome 15, Ch_v2.0.2, whole genome shotgun sequence genome, one window contains:
- the bpnt1 gene encoding 3'(2'),5'-bisphosphate nucleotidase 1 isoform X1, protein MATNPLLLMRLMASAYAVAEKSGAIARRVMQSGDLGIVEKTGANDLQTAADRLVQKSICASLSRSFPKLTIIGEEDLPAETVEEDLIETKQAEEVLLKPCPPEYSSLKEEELVVWVDPLDGTKEYTEAASLLYSIPHRQKVHSGAELQLLATALRLLDHVTVLIGISYGGRAIAGVINQPFYNYQLGSGAVLGRTMWGVLGLGAFGFQLQEVPDNQRIVTTTRSHSNKLVTDCVQAMEPHKVIKVGGAGNKIVQLVEGKASAYVFASLGTKKWDTCGPEAILHAVGGKLTDMHGNAYCYDANVKHMNSAGVLATLRNHDYYLSRVPQSVKQALS, encoded by the exons ATGGCTACCAATCCATTACTTCTCATGCGACTGATGGCTTCGGCCTACGCAGTGGCGGAGAAGTCCGGAGCCATCGCAAGGAGGGTGATGCAGAGCGGAGACCTGGGCATAGTTGAAAAG ACAGGTGCCAACGACTTGCAGACTGCAGCTGATAGACTCGTCCAAAAGAGCATCTGCGCTTCACTGTCCCGCAGCTTCCCAAAGCTCACCATCATTGGAGAAGAG GACCTGCCGGCAGAGACAGTAGAGGAGGACCTGATAGAGACCAAACAAGCTGAGGAGGTCCTGCTGAAGCCATGCCCTCCGGAGTACAGCAGCCTGAaagaagaggag CTTGTCGTGTGGGTTGATCCACTGGATGGCACCAAGGAATACACAGAAG CTGCGAGTTTACTGTACAGCATCCCTCACAGACAGAAGGTCCACTCAGGCGCCGAGCTTCAGCTGTTGGCCACCGCACTCC GGCTCCTTGACCATGTGACAGTGTTGATTGGAATTTCTTATGGTGGCAGAGCCATAGCAGGAGTCATCAACCAGCCCTTCTACAACTACCAG CTGGGCTCAGGGGCAGTCTTGGGCAGGACCATGTGGGGGGTCCTGGGCCTGGGAGCTTTTGGCTTCCAGCTACAGGAAGTACCGGACAACCAGCGCATCGTCACTACCACGCGTTCCCACAGCAACAAGTTGGTGACGGACTGTGTTCAGGCCATGGAGCCGCACAAAGTCATCAAAGTAGGAGGGGCAGGAAACAAG ATTGTCCAGCTAGTGGAGGGGAAGGCCTCTGCCTACGTGTTTGCCAGCCTAGGCACTAAAAAGTGGGATACCTGTGGACCTGAAGCCATCCTGCATGCAGTGGGTG GCAAACTAACTGACATGCATGGAAATGCATACTGCTACGATGCTAATGTCAAACACATGAACTCAGCTGGTGTACTGGCCACTCTGCGGAATCACGACTACTACCTCAGTAGAGTGCCACAGTCTGTAAAACAGGCACTGTCTTAA
- the bpnt1 gene encoding 3'(2'),5'-bisphosphate nucleotidase 1 isoform X2, with amino-acid sequence MATNPLLLMRLMASAYAVAEKSGAIARRVMQSGDLGIVEKTGANDLQTAADRLVQKSICASLSRSFPKLTIIGEEDLPAETVEEDLIETKQAEEVLLKPCPPEYSSLKEEELVVWVDPLDGTKEYTEGLLDHVTVLIGISYGGRAIAGVINQPFYNYQLGSGAVLGRTMWGVLGLGAFGFQLQEVPDNQRIVTTTRSHSNKLVTDCVQAMEPHKVIKVGGAGNKIVQLVEGKASAYVFASLGTKKWDTCGPEAILHAVGGKLTDMHGNAYCYDANVKHMNSAGVLATLRNHDYYLSRVPQSVKQALS; translated from the exons ATGGCTACCAATCCATTACTTCTCATGCGACTGATGGCTTCGGCCTACGCAGTGGCGGAGAAGTCCGGAGCCATCGCAAGGAGGGTGATGCAGAGCGGAGACCTGGGCATAGTTGAAAAG ACAGGTGCCAACGACTTGCAGACTGCAGCTGATAGACTCGTCCAAAAGAGCATCTGCGCTTCACTGTCCCGCAGCTTCCCAAAGCTCACCATCATTGGAGAAGAG GACCTGCCGGCAGAGACAGTAGAGGAGGACCTGATAGAGACCAAACAAGCTGAGGAGGTCCTGCTGAAGCCATGCCCTCCGGAGTACAGCAGCCTGAaagaagaggag CTTGTCGTGTGGGTTGATCCACTGGATGGCACCAAGGAATACACAGAAG GGCTCCTTGACCATGTGACAGTGTTGATTGGAATTTCTTATGGTGGCAGAGCCATAGCAGGAGTCATCAACCAGCCCTTCTACAACTACCAG CTGGGCTCAGGGGCAGTCTTGGGCAGGACCATGTGGGGGGTCCTGGGCCTGGGAGCTTTTGGCTTCCAGCTACAGGAAGTACCGGACAACCAGCGCATCGTCACTACCACGCGTTCCCACAGCAACAAGTTGGTGACGGACTGTGTTCAGGCCATGGAGCCGCACAAAGTCATCAAAGTAGGAGGGGCAGGAAACAAG ATTGTCCAGCTAGTGGAGGGGAAGGCCTCTGCCTACGTGTTTGCCAGCCTAGGCACTAAAAAGTGGGATACCTGTGGACCTGAAGCCATCCTGCATGCAGTGGGTG GCAAACTAACTGACATGCATGGAAATGCATACTGCTACGATGCTAATGTCAAACACATGAACTCAGCTGGTGTACTGGCCACTCTGCGGAATCACGACTACTACCTCAGTAGAGTGCCACAGTCTGTAAAACAGGCACTGTCTTAA
- the LOC105889818 gene encoding serine/threonine-protein phosphatase PP1-beta catalytic subunit-like: MAEGELNVDSIISRLLEVRGCRPGKIVQMTEAEVRGLCIKSREIFLSQPILLELEAPLKICGDIHGQYTDLLRLFEYGGFPPEANYLFLGDYVDRGKQSLETICLLLAYKIKYPENFFLLRGNHECASINRIYGFYDECKRRFNIKLWKTFTDCFNCLPIAAIIDEKIFCCHGGLSPDLQSMEQIRRIMRPTDVPDTGLLCDLLWSDPDKDVQGWGENDRGVSFTFGADVVSKFLNRHDLDLICRAHQVVEDGYEFFAKRQLVTLFSAPNYCGEFDNAGGMMSVDESLMCSFQILKPSEKKAKYQYGGVNSGRPVTPPRTAQAPKKR, translated from the exons tgcGAGGATGCAGGCCGGGGAAGATTGTGCAGATGACGGAGGCGGAGGTACGTGGGCTCTGCATCAAGTCCCGCGAGATCTTCCTGAGCCAGCCAATTCTGCTGGAGCTTGAGGCACCGCTCAAGATATGTG GGGACATCCATGGGCAGTACACAGACCTGCTGCGGCTCTTTGAGTATGGGGGCTTCCCCCCTGAGGCTAACTACCTGTTCCTGGGCGACTACGTGGACCGGGGCAAGCAGTCCCTGGAGACCATCTGCCTGCTGCTGGCCTACAAGATCAAATACCCCGAGAACTTCTTCCTGCTGCGCGGCAACCACGAGTGTGCCTCCATCAACCGCATCTACGGCTTCTAcgatgagt GCAAGCGCAGGTTCAATATCAAACTGTGGAAGACCTTCACAGACTGCTTCAACTGCCTGCCCATAGCTGCCATTATCGATGAGAAGATCTTCTGCTgtcatggag GTCTCTCTCCTGACCTGCAGTCCATGGAGCAGATTCGTCGCATCATGAGGCCTACAGATGTGCCAGACACAG GGTTGCTCTGTGACTTGCTGTGGTCAGACCCGGATAAGGACGTGCAGGGTTGGGGTGAGAACGACCGCGGCGTCTCCTTCACCTTCGGGGCTGACGTGGTCAGCAAGTTCCTCAACCGCCACGATCTGGACCTTATCTGCAGAGCACACCAG GTTGTGGAGGATGGATATGAGTTCTTTGCCAAGCGACAGCTGGTGACGCTGTTCTCAGCTCCCAACTACTGCGGGGAGTTTGACAACGCCGGAGGAATGATGAGTGTGGATGAGTCTCTCATGTGCTCTTTCCag atTTTGAAGCCTTCGGAGAAGAAAGCTAAGTATCAGTATGGGGGCGTGAACTCAGGTCGGCCAGTCACCCCCCCACGCACGGCTCAGGCCCCCAAGAAGAGGTGA